One stretch of Planococcus sp. PAMC 21323 DNA includes these proteins:
- a CDS encoding ABC transporter permease has product MTAKPPMAEERKKRDTSFSLFFQSKNMYKVIGLLVIFLFFLLPVLRLVWLSFVDDGSLTMQYYTEVLREPATWKTVKNTLIVVAGSTLLALVLGILFSWIVAYVELSGKRAMQLFIFLPFVIPSYITTLAWTQFFSASGPVTAMLSWLPGDLQAPNLYSIGGIILLLGISHYPLVYLFTVNVFRKIPRELEEAAATSGLSKKRTFWKVVLPLALPGIASGGLIAFLSNLDNFGIPAFLGTPANIRVLSTYIYEQVVGFGPTAFSRAAVLSVILGLIALMGTLLQWFLLRRSRVNETNRSDSSPRIYLSAGKQKLLEVSLWVFLLVTSLMPLITMGALSLISAYGVPFKLENLSLRNYEYVFLTDSKPLSALSNSLQLAIFTMLVCLVIGTAVAYLRFKYPDWSTKTAELFMTIPYALPGTVFALCMIFMWLEPIPGWNPGIYGTVWILFIAYVTRFLVLQVRGSYTALLQIDPSMEEAARTSGATGWVKWRRILLPLLFPGIISGALLVFLMALTELTVSSLLWSSGSETVGVVIFGYEQAGYSTYSTAFSTILVLGILFGGSLFMLLSKIWDRKVLKSK; this is encoded by the coding sequence ATGACAGCAAAACCGCCAATGGCAGAAGAGAGAAAAAAGAGGGACACCTCTTTTTCTCTCTTTTTTCAAAGTAAGAATATGTATAAGGTAATTGGATTACTTGTAATTTTTTTGTTTTTTTTATTACCGGTACTGCGACTTGTTTGGTTGAGTTTCGTAGATGATGGGTCACTAACCATGCAGTATTACACAGAAGTACTAAGAGAACCAGCAACATGGAAAACAGTGAAAAACACCTTGATCGTCGTTGCAGGTTCTACATTACTTGCATTGGTACTTGGAATCTTGTTTTCTTGGATAGTCGCATATGTCGAATTAAGTGGAAAACGTGCAATGCAGCTATTTATTTTTCTGCCATTTGTAATCCCATCTTATATTACAACATTAGCTTGGACACAGTTTTTCAGTGCATCTGGTCCAGTGACAGCGATGCTTTCATGGTTACCAGGTGATCTGCAAGCACCGAATTTATACAGTATCGGTGGTATTATTCTGCTTCTTGGAATTTCGCATTATCCACTTGTGTATTTATTTACAGTAAACGTTTTCCGGAAAATTCCTCGTGAATTAGAAGAGGCAGCTGCCACTAGTGGCTTGTCGAAAAAACGAACGTTTTGGAAAGTGGTCCTTCCACTTGCGCTTCCCGGGATTGCAAGTGGAGGCTTGATTGCCTTTTTATCAAATCTTGATAATTTTGGAATTCCAGCTTTTTTAGGAACTCCTGCAAACATTCGTGTATTGAGTACGTATATTTATGAGCAAGTGGTCGGATTCGGTCCAACTGCATTTTCTCGTGCTGCTGTGTTGTCCGTTATACTTGGACTAATAGCGTTGATGGGAACCTTACTGCAATGGTTTTTGCTACGCCGCAGTCGCGTTAATGAAACAAATAGAAGTGATTCATCGCCACGTATTTATTTGTCAGCGGGTAAACAAAAGCTTCTTGAAGTCTCGTTATGGGTATTCTTATTAGTGACGAGTTTGATGCCGCTCATTACAATGGGCGCATTATCGCTAATCTCTGCTTATGGTGTTCCATTCAAATTAGAAAACTTATCACTCCGAAATTATGAATATGTATTTTTAACGGATTCAAAACCATTATCTGCTTTGTCGAATAGTTTACAACTCGCCATCTTTACAATGCTCGTCTGTTTAGTAATCGGAACCGCAGTCGCTTATTTACGCTTTAAATATCCAGACTGGAGTACGAAAACAGCAGAATTGTTTATGACTATTCCTTATGCACTGCCGGGAACTGTGTTTGCCCTTTGTATGATTTTTATGTGGCTCGAACCTATACCAGGATGGAATCCTGGTATCTACGGAACAGTGTGGATCTTATTTATCGCTTATGTCACACGTTTTCTCGTGTTGCAAGTTAGAGGGAGTTATACGGCGTTGTTGCAAATTGATCCTTCAATGGAAGAGGCAGCACGAACTTCTGGCGCAACCGGTTGGGTAAAATGGCGTCGTATTTTATTGCCTTTATTGTTTCCTGGAATTATCAGTGGCGCGTTACTTGTATTTTTAATGGCGCTTACAGAATTGACGGTATCGAGTTTATTATGGTCGTCTGGATCTGAAACAGTTGGAGTAGTTATTTTTGGTTATGAACAAGCTGGTTACTCAACTTATTCGACAGCTTTTTCAACTATACTCGTGCTGGGCATATTGTTCGGTGGCAGTTTGTTTATGCTACTAAGTAAAATTTGGGATAGAAAGGTGTTGAAAAGTAAATGA
- a CDS encoding ABC transporter substrate-binding protein, producing MKKIFFGSASLGLATLLAACGGGEGDSYSNTSKEGEGVSGTLDFYTSQPDADAQGLVDAFKKLNPEVEISIFRSGTEEVVSKIQAENQGGNIQADVLLVADSVTFENFKAEELLLSYKSPEAESMDDAFVDPDGTYAGTKIMATGMIVNTNEVSDMPDSWSSLTDAATKGQSVMPSPLYSGAAAYNLGVITRQDELGWEFYEALSANDVMITQGNGAVLESVATGEKNYGMIVDFLAARAKNEGSPVELIYPKEGVPVITEPVGILANTENEDASKAFVDFILSEEGQQLASDQGYTPIREGVEAPEGLKTLDEMTILSAEATELLETRNDDKAKFGKIFGE from the coding sequence ATGAAGAAAATCTTTTTTGGTTCGGCATCATTAGGCCTAGCAACATTACTTGCTGCTTGTGGCGGTGGAGAAGGTGATTCCTATTCAAATACTTCGAAAGAAGGAGAAGGAGTATCAGGTACACTGGATTTCTACACATCACAGCCGGATGCAGATGCGCAAGGATTAGTTGATGCGTTTAAAAAACTAAATCCAGAAGTTGAGATTAGTATTTTCCGTTCAGGTACAGAAGAGGTAGTATCAAAAATCCAAGCTGAAAATCAAGGTGGTAATATTCAGGCTGATGTACTATTAGTTGCAGATTCTGTAACGTTTGAGAATTTTAAAGCAGAAGAATTATTGCTAAGTTATAAATCACCAGAAGCAGAATCAATGGATGATGCTTTTGTCGACCCCGATGGAACTTATGCGGGCACAAAAATTATGGCAACCGGAATGATCGTCAATACGAACGAAGTGTCCGATATGCCGGATAGTTGGAGCAGTTTAACTGATGCTGCGACGAAAGGACAGTCAGTGATGCCAAGCCCATTATATTCTGGTGCTGCTGCCTATAATTTAGGTGTTATTACGCGTCAAGATGAATTGGGTTGGGAATTTTACGAAGCACTTAGCGCTAACGATGTGATGATCACACAAGGCAACGGGGCAGTTTTAGAAAGTGTGGCAACTGGCGAAAAAAATTATGGCATGATCGTAGATTTTTTAGCAGCTCGTGCTAAAAATGAAGGATCTCCAGTTGAATTGATTTATCCGAAAGAAGGAGTTCCAGTTATTACTGAACCAGTTGGGATACTCGCTAATACTGAAAATGAAGACGCATCAAAAGCATTTGTCGACTTTATCCTCTCGGAAGAAGGCCAACAATTAGCTTCTGATCAAGGCTATACGCCGATTCGTGAAGGTGTCGAAGCTCCGGAAGGGCTAAAAACATTAGATGAAATGACAATTTTAAGTGCTGAAGCGACTGAATTGTTAGAAACTCGTAACGATGATAAAGCTAAGTTTGGGAAGATTTTTGGAGAGTAA